From Streptomyces yatensis, one genomic window encodes:
- a CDS encoding carbohydrate ABC transporter permease, producing the protein MSATVSSRQTRDPAAPAHTAPRGGRGRGRAGRQLHGGKITYAVLILFTIGSLFPLVWTAIAASRTNTRLAQTPPPLWFGSNLFNNLDKAWNGANMGTALLNTTVVAGTVAVSTVLFSTIAGFAFAKLRFRFKNILLMLTIGTMMVPPQLSVVPLYMMVAKLEWTDQLQAVIVPTLVSAFGVFFMRQYLTQALPTELIEAARMDGASSLRIIWHVVFPAARPAMAVLGMLTFVQSWNDFFWPFIALTQNGNPTMQVALTGLSRGYTPDQSLIMAGALLGTLPLLIAFVLFGKQIVGGIMQGAVKG; encoded by the coding sequence ATGAGCGCCACTGTCTCTTCCCGGCAGACACGCGATCCGGCAGCTCCCGCGCACACCGCTCCGCGGGGCGGAAGGGGCCGCGGCCGAGCGGGCAGGCAGCTGCACGGGGGCAAGATCACCTATGCCGTGCTGATCCTGTTCACCATCGGCTCGCTCTTCCCGCTGGTGTGGACCGCCATCGCCGCCTCCCGCACCAACACCCGGCTGGCCCAGACACCCCCTCCCCTGTGGTTCGGCAGCAACCTCTTCAACAACCTGGACAAGGCGTGGAACGGCGCCAACATGGGCACCGCGCTGCTCAACACGACGGTGGTGGCGGGCACGGTCGCGGTGTCGACCGTGCTGTTCTCGACCATCGCGGGCTTCGCCTTCGCCAAGCTGCGCTTCCGCTTCAAGAACATCCTGCTGATGCTCACCATCGGGACGATGATGGTGCCGCCCCAGCTCAGCGTGGTGCCGCTGTACATGATGGTGGCCAAGCTGGAGTGGACCGACCAACTCCAGGCGGTCATCGTGCCGACGCTCGTCAGCGCCTTCGGGGTCTTCTTCATGCGGCAGTACCTCACCCAGGCGCTGCCGACCGAGCTGATCGAGGCGGCGCGGATGGACGGCGCGAGCAGCCTGCGGATCATCTGGCATGTCGTCTTCCCGGCAGCGCGTCCGGCGATGGCGGTGCTGGGAATGCTCACCTTCGTCCAATCGTGGAACGACTTCTTCTGGCCGTTCATCGCGCTCACGCAGAACGGCAACCCGACCATGCAGGTGGCATTGACGGGTCTGAGCCGGGGGTACACCCCGGATCAATCACTGATCATGGCGGGGGCGCTGCTGGGCACCCTGCCGCTGCTGATCGCCTTCGTCCTCTTCGGCAAGCAGATTGTGGGGGGCATCATGCAGGGCGCGGTCAAGGGCTGA
- a CDS encoding carbohydrate ABC transporter permease: MTAPSGFTPDTAAPPAGQGGAAPRTATAPAPDPAEQRRRDRRSRRYRWDVRWSPYAFVAPFFVFFAAFGLFPLLYTGWASLHQVELTDPTHMEWAGWHNFSRLWEDEFFWKALRNTFTIGVISTVPQLMMALGIAHLLNYRLRASMFFRVAILTPYATSVAAATLVFALLFGHDYGMVNWSLGLVGLDGIDWQNGTWTSQIAVSTIVIWRWTGYNALIYLAAMQAVPNDLYESAALDGASRWKQFLHVTVPSLRPTILFTVVVSTIGATQLFGEPLLFNTAGTATGGADHQYQTLGLYMYEQGWVNLHLGRASAIAWTMFLILLLIAAANALFARRLRKSQ, translated from the coding sequence ATGACCGCACCTTCCGGTTTCACCCCTGATACGGCCGCGCCCCCCGCAGGGCAGGGGGGCGCGGCCCCGCGCACCGCGACCGCGCCGGCGCCCGATCCGGCCGAGCAGCGGCGTCGCGACCGGCGCAGCCGCCGCTACCGCTGGGATGTGCGATGGAGCCCGTACGCCTTCGTCGCCCCCTTCTTCGTCTTCTTCGCCGCCTTCGGCCTCTTCCCCCTGCTCTATACGGGGTGGGCCTCGCTGCACCAAGTGGAGCTCACCGACCCGACCCATATGGAGTGGGCGGGGTGGCACAACTTCTCCAGGCTGTGGGAGGACGAGTTCTTCTGGAAAGCGCTGCGGAACACCTTCACCATCGGGGTGATCTCCACCGTTCCCCAGCTGATGATGGCCCTCGGGATCGCGCATCTGCTCAACTACCGGCTGCGCGCCTCGATGTTCTTCCGGGTGGCGATCCTCACTCCGTACGCCACCTCCGTCGCTGCCGCCACGCTGGTGTTCGCGCTGCTCTTCGGGCACGACTACGGCATGGTCAACTGGTCTCTGGGGCTGGTCGGACTGGACGGCATCGACTGGCAGAACGGCACCTGGACCTCGCAGATCGCGGTCTCCACGATCGTCATCTGGCGGTGGACCGGTTACAACGCGCTGATCTACCTGGCCGCCATGCAGGCCGTGCCGAACGATCTGTACGAGTCGGCGGCGCTGGACGGGGCCTCGCGCTGGAAGCAGTTCCTGCATGTCACCGTCCCGTCGCTGCGGCCCACCATCCTCTTCACGGTCGTCGTCTCCACGATCGGGGCCACCCAGCTCTTCGGTGAGCCGCTGCTGTTCAACACCGCGGGGACGGCCACCGGCGGCGCCGATCACCAGTACCAGACGCTCGGCCTGTACATGTACGAGCAGGGCTGGGTGAACCTGCACCTCGGCCGGGCCTCCGCCATCGCCTGGACGATGTTCCTGATCCTGCTGCTGATCGCCGCGGCCAACGCGCTGTTCGCGCGACGGCTGCGAAAGAGCCAGTGA